In Chroicocephalus ridibundus chromosome 12, bChrRid1.1, whole genome shotgun sequence, a single genomic region encodes these proteins:
- the LOC134522616 gene encoding centrosome-associated protein CEP250-like has product MAAPGPASLQRRLQSSQEARHRQAVLVRKPQAKVLQYRTRCQELEQQLEAGGGCLPGRWEEATEALEKGLLQVEEEQQRCEDLAEVNSLLREHLEKANEVNSALKEDVGKLTVDWMRAREELEAKEREWRQERELYEDYFRGDRDRLLGLWRQVVTFRRHFLEMKTATDRLKDLVALEENHSLLQHELAVARETLEESHLEMDLLKQEKQELRVALEKLEQENEALLGKVEEMERAKISAQEKLSLCRRAKSELCAEKAHLEQLLKKAEEQQEELRVELGVLAEEKEEAQEKLLEVSRQQESSRSGLEQLRQESSRQGHALAEVCAEKELLVREKAALKVRLAALERERQGLSEQLAEARSGKETLESSLFEAQQHLSALEIARSHLEVQLHTVAQAKEVIQGERLMFLVIPCLGKVV; this is encoded by the exons atggcggcgccgggcccggcctccctgcagcgccggctgcagagctcgcaggaggcgcggcaccggcaagcggtgctggtgcggaagccgcaggcgaag gtcctgcagtaccggactcGCTGtcaagagctggagcagcagctggaagcaggaggg ggctgcctcccaggcaggtgggaagaagCCACAGAAGCCCTGGAGAAAGGCCTGCTTCAGgtggaagaggagcagcaaag gtgcgaggatctggccgaagtgaacagtctgctgcgggagcacctggagaaagcgaatgaggtgaattcagccctcaaagaagatgttggaaagctgacggtggattggatgagggcgcgggaggagctggaagcgaaggagcgcgaatggcgccaggaacgtgag CTCTATGAggactacttcaggggtgaccgtgaccgtctgctcgggctgtggcgTCAggtggtcaccttccgccgtcatttcctggaaatgaagacgGCCACggaccg ACTGAAGGACTTGGTGGCACTTGAAGAAAACCATTccttgttacagcatgagttggcAGTTGCGAGAGAgacgctggaggaatcgcaccttgagatgGATCTGCTGAAGCAAGAGAAACaggagcttagagtggccctggagaag ctggagcaagagaatgaagCTCTGCTGGGTAaagtggaggagatggagagagcaaagatctctgcccaggagaagctgagcttgtgtagaaGAGCAAAGAgtgagctctgtgcagagaaagcccacctggagcagctgctgaagaaagcagaggagcaacaagaggagctgcgagtagagctgggggtcctggcagaggagaaggaagaagcccaagagaaactccttgag gtttcccgccagcaagagtcgtctcgcagtggcctggagcagttgcgccaggagtcctctcgccaagggcacgcactggccgaggtgtgcgcagagaaggagttgctggtgcgggagaaggctgccctgaaggtgcgactggcagccctggagcgggagagacaaggcctttcagagcagctggcagaggccag gtcagggaaggagaccctggaatccAGCTTGTttgaggctcagcagcacttatCTGCACTGGAGATCGCCAGGAGTCATCTTGAAGTCCAGCTTCACAcagtggcgcaggccaaggaggtgatacAAGGTGAGCGACTCATGTTTCTGGTGATCCCCTGCCTAGGCAAGGTGGTATGA